One window of the Granulicella arctica genome contains the following:
- the ruvA gene encoding Holliday junction branch migration protein RuvA, protein MIAHLRGRLFTKSPNQTIVECGGVGYDVAISVTTFSALPSEGAEVSLHVFTHVREDQIALFGFAELQEKRLFERLLTITGIGPKLAITVLSGIAAERLVTAIRGQDHATLTRIPGIGKKTAERVVLELKDKLDDLAVAPASAGRPIGAAGDDALSALVNLGYGRPAAQKAIESAIEKHPEVAGDFEMLFRAAMAAIR, encoded by the coding sequence ATGATTGCGCATCTTCGAGGGCGACTGTTTACCAAGTCGCCGAACCAGACGATAGTGGAGTGCGGCGGCGTGGGGTATGACGTTGCGATCAGTGTGACGACCTTCTCGGCGCTGCCGAGTGAGGGCGCGGAGGTGTCGCTGCACGTGTTTACGCATGTGCGGGAGGACCAGATCGCGCTGTTCGGCTTTGCGGAGTTGCAGGAGAAGCGGCTGTTCGAACGGCTGCTGACCATCACGGGAATTGGGCCGAAGCTGGCGATTACCGTCCTGAGCGGGATTGCGGCGGAACGGCTTGTAACGGCGATCCGAGGGCAGGATCACGCGACGCTGACGAGGATTCCGGGCATCGGGAAGAAGACAGCGGAGCGGGTAGTGCTGGAGCTGAAGGACAAGCTGGACGATCTGGCGGTGGCTCCGGCCTCGGCGGGACGGCCGATTGGGGCGGCGGGGGATGATGCGCTTTCGGCGCTCGTCAACCTGGGGTATGGGCGGCCTGCTGCGCAGAAGGCGATTGAGTCGGCCATTGAGAAGCACCCCGAGGTTGCGGGGGATTTCGAGATGCTGTTCCGAGCGGCTATGGCGGCGATTCGGTAG
- a CDS encoding FMN-dependent NADH-azoreductase — protein MPTLLKIDVSPRGDYSVSRQLTKQFASDWQKAHNGTIVDRDLVKTNLPFVDLPWIAGAYSTPDQHTPEQKGAMKVSNDLIDELFAVDHIVIGTPMYNFSIPAILKAYIDHIVRVGRTYSPSYEGLVKGKKVTIIIASGGVYTPGSHLESYNVESSYLRQILGFIGLTDITFVLAGGTNDVNQGKISSEDFIASFSESVAEAAK, from the coding sequence ATGCCCACCCTTCTTAAAATCGATGTCAGCCCTCGTGGCGACTACTCCGTCTCGCGCCAACTCACAAAGCAGTTCGCGAGCGACTGGCAGAAGGCTCATAACGGCACCATTGTCGACCGCGACCTTGTCAAGACCAACCTGCCCTTCGTCGATCTGCCTTGGATCGCCGGAGCCTACTCGACTCCAGATCAACACACCCCCGAGCAGAAGGGCGCAATGAAGGTCTCGAACGATCTCATTGATGAGCTCTTCGCCGTAGACCACATCGTCATCGGGACGCCCATGTACAACTTCAGCATCCCGGCAATCCTCAAGGCCTACATCGACCACATCGTCCGCGTCGGCAGAACCTACAGCCCGAGCTACGAAGGCCTGGTGAAGGGTAAGAAGGTCACCATCATCATCGCAAGTGGCGGCGTCTACACGCCCGGCTCCCACTTGGAGTCCTACAACGTTGAGTCCAGCTACCTCAGGCAGATTCTTGGATTCATCGGACTGACGGACATCACCTTCGTTCTTGCAGGCGGGACGAATGACGTCAACCAAGGCAAGATCTCAAGCGAAGACTTCATTGCGTCGTTCAGCGAGTCAGTCGCCGAAGCCGCAAAGTAG
- the thrS gene encoding threonine--tRNA ligase, translating into MTIRVQLPDGSVREVPQGTTAYDVAMSISPRLAAVVVVARIRPLAATSDAISAEADDATSEDAMYGGSEMGERIVDLSAPLTEDVALELLKENDEASLKVVRHSAAHVMATAILELFPETKLGHGPATDAGFFYDVYRETPFSEADLAAIEARMAEVVARDEPFVREEKSRDRGLTDYAAQGEFMKVHFIEKFTKIGDEISLYKNGGFTDFCRGPHVPSTGRVKAFKVTSVAGAYWLGDEKNQQLQRIYGTAFFNAKDLDAHFKRLEEIKARDHRVLGKQLDLFSIQEVAGAGLIFWHPKGGLIRRTMEEWMREECVRRGYDIVYTPHIMRRELWKISGHEGFYGENMYPPMELDDAEYRLKPMNCPGHILIYKSSPRSYRDLPVRYAELGNVYRYERSGTMHGLLRVRGFTQDDAHIFCTPAQIEDEVVACIDFAQNVLNTFGFSEFKVELSTWDPKNREKYAGSDENWELAISSLRNALDRKGIPFKTIPGEAAFYGPKIDVKLVDILGRLWQLSTVQFDFNLPARFDLEYTGEDGEKHQPVMVHRALFGSVERFFGVLIEHYAGAFPLWLAPTQVGIVPISEKHLEYAQKVKAQLEAAGLRVELDARNEKMNAKIREFTLQKVPFVLIMGDKEAASDAVSVRTRGKGDEGSVALDAFVARTRELLASKSAVL; encoded by the coding sequence ATGACGATTCGAGTACAGCTTCCAGATGGTTCGGTGCGTGAGGTTCCGCAGGGTACGACAGCGTATGACGTGGCGATGAGCATCTCGCCGCGACTGGCGGCGGTAGTGGTTGTAGCGCGGATTCGGCCGCTCGCGGCCACGTCTGACGCGATCTCTGCGGAAGCGGATGATGCGACCTCTGAGGACGCGATGTATGGCGGCAGCGAGATGGGGGAGCGGATTGTCGACCTGTCGGCTCCTCTGACCGAGGATGTCGCGCTTGAATTATTGAAGGAGAATGACGAGGCGTCGCTGAAGGTGGTTCGTCACTCGGCTGCGCATGTGATGGCGACGGCGATCCTGGAGCTGTTTCCGGAGACGAAGCTCGGGCATGGACCGGCGACGGATGCTGGTTTCTTCTACGACGTGTATCGCGAGACGCCGTTCTCGGAGGCCGACCTGGCAGCGATCGAGGCGCGGATGGCGGAGGTCGTCGCGCGGGACGAACCGTTCGTTCGGGAAGAAAAGTCGCGCGACAGGGGTCTGACGGACTACGCGGCGCAGGGCGAATTCATGAAGGTCCACTTCATCGAGAAGTTTACGAAGATTGGCGATGAGATTTCGCTGTACAAGAACGGTGGGTTTACGGACTTTTGTCGCGGACCGCATGTGCCGTCAACCGGGCGCGTGAAGGCGTTCAAGGTGACGAGTGTCGCTGGCGCGTACTGGCTGGGAGATGAGAAGAACCAGCAGTTGCAACGGATCTATGGAACGGCTTTTTTCAACGCGAAGGATCTTGACGCGCACTTCAAGCGGCTGGAGGAGATCAAGGCGCGCGATCATCGGGTGCTGGGCAAGCAGCTTGACCTTTTCTCGATCCAGGAGGTGGCGGGTGCGGGGCTGATCTTCTGGCACCCGAAGGGCGGCCTGATCCGCCGGACGATGGAAGAGTGGATGCGCGAGGAGTGCGTGCGCCGCGGCTACGACATCGTCTATACGCCGCATATCATGCGGCGGGAGCTTTGGAAGATCAGCGGGCACGAGGGCTTCTACGGCGAGAACATGTATCCGCCGATGGAGCTGGACGATGCGGAGTACCGGCTGAAGCCGATGAACTGCCCGGGCCACATCCTGATCTACAAGAGCAGTCCTCGGAGCTATCGCGACCTGCCGGTGCGCTACGCAGAGCTTGGGAACGTGTACCGGTATGAGCGCTCGGGGACGATGCATGGACTGTTGCGGGTGCGTGGCTTTACACAGGATGATGCGCACATCTTCTGCACGCCAGCCCAGATTGAGGATGAGGTCGTGGCATGTATCGACTTCGCCCAGAACGTGCTGAATACCTTTGGCTTCTCGGAGTTCAAGGTGGAGCTTTCGACGTGGGACCCGAAGAACCGAGAGAAGTATGCGGGCTCCGATGAGAACTGGGAGCTGGCAATCAGTTCGCTGCGAAATGCGCTGGACCGCAAAGGGATTCCGTTCAAGACGATACCCGGGGAGGCGGCGTTCTACGGACCAAAGATCGACGTGAAGCTGGTCGATATTCTTGGACGGCTGTGGCAGCTTTCGACGGTGCAGTTCGACTTCAACCTGCCAGCTCGTTTTGACCTTGAGTACACGGGTGAGGATGGCGAGAAGCATCAGCCGGTGATGGTCCATCGTGCATTGTTTGGTTCGGTGGAACGCTTCTTCGGCGTGCTGATTGAGCACTATGCCGGGGCGTTTCCGCTGTGGCTGGCTCCGACCCAGGTCGGGATTGTGCCGATCAGTGAAAAGCACCTGGAGTATGCGCAGAAGGTGAAGGCTCAGTTGGAAGCTGCGGGTCTGCGGGTCGAACTGGATGCGCGCAACGAGAAGATGAATGCGAAGATCCGGGAGTTTACGCTGCAGAAGGTACCGTTCGTGCTGATCATGGGCGATAAGGAAGCTGCAAGTGATGCGGTGAGTGTGCGGACGCGGGGCAAGGGCGACGAAGGTAGCGTTGCGCTCGACGCATTTGTGGCGAGGACACGGGAGCTGCTCGCGAGCAAGTCCGCGGTGCTGTAG
- a CDS encoding HNH endonuclease — protein sequence MPELSPEDRARALAILAQVRAEILAVAGEDRELSFQMKRYIAKRLEFDERGTPTQRKKLKEQMLKKQGGLCALCREKLPQRGAELDRFKAIDGYTVENTQLVCPACHRKAQRTRDVASQPI from the coding sequence ATGCCGGAGCTTTCGCCAGAGGATCGCGCCAGGGCTCTGGCTATTCTCGCGCAGGTGCGGGCGGAGATCCTCGCTGTGGCTGGGGAGGATCGCGAGTTGAGCTTCCAGATGAAGCGGTACATCGCAAAGAGGCTGGAGTTCGACGAACGCGGCACGCCAACGCAGCGCAAGAAGTTGAAGGAGCAGATGCTGAAGAAGCAGGGTGGCCTCTGCGCGCTTTGCCGGGAGAAGCTGCCGCAGCGGGGTGCGGAGCTTGATCGGTTCAAAGCGATCGATGGCTATACGGTCGAGAATACCCAGCTTGTTTGTCCGGCATGCCACCGGAAGGCTCAGCGGACCAGGGACGTGGCTTCGCAGCCGATTTGA
- a CDS encoding SRPBCC family protein, protein MYIVKDSVHINAPIERVFLLSTNIELVRQTLGMRPVAGRTTGLVVAGDTVKWRGWKFGLPQMHTSVISGYEAPTFFQDTQLRGRFARFQHDHHLEWVDGYTLAYDKVKFSLPFGALGKLVARKIMVPHIAGLLANRFALLKHLAEGEGWREYLPE, encoded by the coding sequence ATGTACATCGTCAAGGATAGTGTTCACATCAATGCGCCGATTGAACGGGTTTTTCTGCTCTCCACGAATATTGAGTTGGTGCGGCAGACGTTGGGGATGCGGCCTGTGGCGGGGCGGACGACTGGACTGGTGGTCGCGGGCGATACGGTGAAGTGGCGCGGTTGGAAGTTTGGGCTGCCACAGATGCATACGAGCGTGATCAGCGGGTATGAGGCACCGACGTTCTTTCAGGACACGCAGCTTCGCGGGCGGTTTGCGCGCTTCCAGCACGATCATCATCTGGAGTGGGTGGATGGCTACACGCTGGCGTACGACAAGGTGAAGTTCTCGCTGCCGTTTGGCGCGCTGGGCAAGCTGGTCGCCAGGAAGATTATGGTGCCGCATATTGCAGGTCTGCTCGCGAACCGATTCGCGCTGTTGAAGCACCTTGCCGAGGGTGAGGGGTGGCGGGAGTACCTGCCCGAGTAG
- a CDS encoding NADP-dependent oxidoreductase, with protein sequence MKAVVLHEYGGPDKLKWEDVDDPKIGENDLLVRLSASSVNPVDYKMRSGAAKERFPVEFPGIIGRDVSGIVREVGSKVTGFEPGDKVMALANHTYAELVVVPAAEAAHVPEGLDVVEAAALPLVTLTGERLITLGTKIQAGQTVLVAGATGGVGRSAVWTAKKAGATVIAGVRKKQLKEAAEIGADEVLALDDDEAMEKLGFIDAVADAVGGETAEMLIGKVKQGGIFASVVGLPSNAKMHPTVHVELVRAKPDVAALETLAADVLAGKFKIPIDRMIPLEDAGEGQAAAEKGGIGKVLLVG encoded by the coding sequence ATGAAGGCTGTGGTGCTGCATGAGTATGGTGGTCCGGACAAGCTGAAGTGGGAGGACGTGGACGACCCGAAGATTGGCGAGAACGACCTGCTGGTGCGCCTTTCGGCGTCGAGCGTCAATCCAGTCGACTACAAGATGCGGAGCGGTGCGGCGAAGGAGCGGTTTCCGGTGGAGTTCCCGGGGATTATTGGGCGCGATGTGTCAGGGATCGTGCGCGAGGTGGGGTCGAAGGTGACCGGGTTCGAGCCGGGAGACAAGGTGATGGCGCTGGCGAACCATACCTACGCGGAGTTGGTGGTAGTTCCGGCTGCTGAGGCTGCGCACGTGCCGGAAGGGCTTGACGTCGTTGAGGCGGCTGCGTTGCCGCTGGTTACGCTGACGGGTGAGCGGTTGATCACGCTGGGGACGAAGATTCAGGCTGGGCAGACGGTTCTGGTCGCGGGAGCGACTGGCGGCGTGGGGCGATCTGCGGTGTGGACGGCGAAGAAGGCGGGAGCCACGGTGATCGCCGGGGTCCGCAAGAAGCAGTTGAAGGAGGCGGCGGAGATTGGGGCCGATGAGGTGCTGGCGCTGGACGATGACGAGGCGATGGAGAAGCTTGGTTTCATCGACGCCGTGGCTGACGCTGTTGGGGGTGAGACGGCCGAGATGTTGATCGGGAAGGTGAAGCAGGGCGGGATCTTCGCCTCGGTCGTTGGGCTTCCGAGCAATGCCAAGATGCACCCGACCGTTCACGTCGAACTGGTGCGGGCCAAGCCGGATGTGGCGGCACTCGAGACGCTTGCGGCAGATGTGCTGGCTGGCAAGTTCAAGATTCCGATCGACCGGATGATTCCTCTGGAGGACGCTGGGGAGGGTCAGGCGGCGGCGGAAAAAGGTGGAATTGGGAAGGTTCTACTGGTCGGCTAA
- a CDS encoding Jag family protein yields MTPQALAVEPLEDLLRLITVSGSLDLRFEIASHPGSTPEMTVELSGPDTALLTDRNGELLHAIEHIAAKILRLEPEEHDRLSFDADRFKADRDDQLRLSAEAAIVRVRQTGEPFAFNAMTSRERRMLHLVLKESGLPTASSGEGPRRFVVLYPEGHEPAPQAPAVTPDRTHQIRNSFRRR; encoded by the coding sequence GTGACTCCCCAGGCCCTGGCCGTCGAACCCTTGGAAGACCTCCTGCGCCTCATCACGGTCAGCGGCAGTTTGGACCTTCGCTTTGAAATCGCCTCGCATCCAGGTTCCACACCCGAGATGACCGTCGAACTCAGTGGGCCCGACACCGCCCTCCTCACCGATCGCAACGGCGAACTCCTCCACGCCATCGAGCACATTGCCGCCAAGATCCTGCGGCTCGAGCCCGAGGAGCATGACCGCCTCTCCTTCGACGCCGACCGCTTCAAAGCCGACCGCGACGATCAGTTGCGCCTCTCCGCCGAGGCCGCCATCGTACGCGTGCGTCAGACCGGCGAACCCTTCGCCTTCAATGCCATGACCTCCCGCGAGCGCCGCATGCTTCACCTCGTCCTCAAGGAGTCAGGTCTTCCCACGGCTTCGAGCGGTGAGGGTCCCCGGCGCTTCGTCGTCCTTTATCCGGAAGGCCACGAGCCCGCTCCGCAAGCGCCAGCCGTAACCCCGGACCGCACCCACCAAATCCGTAACAGCTTTCGCCGCCGCTAA
- the hisS gene encoding histidine--tRNA ligase — MSGTLKAVRGTRDLLPPETELWNRVEAVARGVFARYGFGEIRTPIFETTELFVRGVGEETDVVSKEMYTWEDRARAASEKAQQLTLRPENTAGVVRAYIEHKLGDTGNLQKLFYIGPQFRRERPQRGRYRQFWQIGAEVLGPVSSGAESAIRDAEVLEMLASLLDELGVTGWRLEVNSVGSSTDRPRYVAALREALGPVKHLMCEDNQRRAETNPLRVLDSKDLNDQEIINKLPKIADFLDAESTDHFKQVLAALDACGVAYHVNPRLVRGLDYYTRTTFEFTVPDGSGLGTQNALLGGGRYDGLSEMLGGPKAPGIGFAIGEDRLILTLQAQAAETVAKKLDAFIAPMGVGQNAAALKLARELRRAGLSVEVGDGSFRLKKSFDAADRVARRIVILGEDEVNSGTLTVKSFGSGEQVKVARHDLVDALRS, encoded by the coding sequence ATGTCAGGGACTTTGAAGGCTGTCCGGGGTACGCGCGATCTGCTGCCGCCGGAGACGGAACTATGGAACCGGGTTGAGGCAGTCGCCCGTGGTGTCTTTGCGCGTTATGGCTTTGGCGAGATTCGGACGCCGATCTTCGAGACGACGGAGCTGTTTGTGCGTGGCGTCGGTGAAGAGACGGATGTGGTCTCGAAGGAGATGTACACATGGGAGGACCGGGCGCGCGCGGCATCCGAGAAAGCTCAACAACTGACCCTGCGGCCTGAGAATACGGCCGGGGTCGTGCGGGCCTATATCGAGCACAAGCTTGGCGATACTGGAAATCTACAGAAGCTCTTCTATATTGGACCGCAGTTCCGGCGGGAGCGGCCGCAGCGGGGTAGGTATCGCCAGTTCTGGCAGATCGGCGCCGAGGTGCTTGGGCCGGTGTCGTCGGGCGCAGAGAGCGCGATACGCGACGCCGAGGTGCTGGAGATGCTGGCCTCGCTACTCGACGAACTCGGCGTGACGGGCTGGCGGCTCGAGGTGAATTCTGTTGGATCGTCGACCGATCGGCCTCGCTATGTCGCTGCTCTTCGCGAGGCGCTTGGCCCGGTCAAGCACCTGATGTGTGAGGACAACCAACGGCGTGCCGAGACGAATCCGCTGCGCGTGCTGGACTCAAAGGACCTGAACGATCAGGAGATCATTAACAAGCTTCCGAAGATCGCCGACTTCCTCGATGCGGAGTCAACCGATCACTTCAAGCAGGTACTTGCCGCGCTCGATGCATGTGGCGTGGCCTACCATGTCAATCCGCGACTGGTGCGCGGGCTGGACTACTACACACGTACGACGTTCGAGTTCACGGTGCCCGATGGCAGCGGACTCGGGACCCAGAATGCGCTGCTGGGTGGTGGCCGGTACGACGGACTGAGTGAGATGCTCGGCGGCCCGAAGGCTCCGGGGATAGGGTTTGCGATCGGCGAAGATCGCCTCATTTTGACTTTGCAGGCACAGGCAGCGGAGACGGTGGCGAAGAAGCTGGATGCCTTTATCGCGCCGATGGGTGTGGGGCAGAATGCGGCGGCGCTGAAGCTGGCTCGCGAGTTGCGGCGTGCGGGACTGAGTGTCGAAGTAGGCGATGGGAGCTTCCGGCTGAAGAAGAGCTTTGACGCAGCGGATAGGGTGGCTCGACGGATCGTGATTCTCGGTGAGGATGAGGTTAACTCTGGCACTTTGACAGTAAAGAGCTTCGGTTCCGGGGAACAGGTGAAGGTGGCACGACACGATCTTGTTGATGCGCTTCGATCTTGA
- a CDS encoding DUF1778 domain-containing protein translates to MPTRKPLGVRATPEQHRLLSEAAAREHRSLSGFVLRAALQVAESQRSAKPRRSREEIMAIVKAAQDEVRKANPDDRDILEELIQERRREAASE, encoded by the coding sequence ATGCCAACTCGCAAGCCGCTCGGCGTTCGTGCCACGCCGGAGCAGCACCGCCTGCTTTCGGAGGCCGCCGCTCGGGAACACCGTTCCTTGAGCGGCTTTGTTCTACGGGCTGCGCTGCAGGTTGCGGAAAGTCAGCGGTCGGCCAAGCCAAGACGCAGCCGCGAAGAGATCATGGCTATCGTCAAAGCAGCCCAGGACGAGGTGCGTAAGGCTAATCCAGACGACCGAGACATTCTTGAAGAGTTGATCCAGGAACGTCGCAGGGAAGCTGCGAGTGAGTGA
- a CDS encoding PIN domain-containing protein, producing the protein MSEAVLDSSVLIAMINGERIDPLVFSLVEDGVMSAVNFGEVLSTLFDLREADYPKSNALLALLNRIEPFTENQARMCGVLRASTKHLGLSMGDRACFALALELGAEVYTADRAWAQVAVGCKVHLVR; encoded by the coding sequence GTGAGTGAAGCGGTACTTGACTCCTCCGTCCTTATCGCAATGATCAATGGAGAGCGGATTGATCCTCTCGTTTTTAGTCTTGTTGAGGACGGAGTTATGAGCGCTGTGAACTTCGGCGAGGTGCTCTCAACGTTGTTTGATCTTCGCGAAGCTGACTATCCGAAATCTAACGCACTTCTCGCTCTGCTCAACCGTATCGAACCATTTACTGAAAATCAGGCGCGGATGTGCGGTGTGCTCAGGGCATCCACGAAACACCTCGGTTTGTCGATGGGAGATCGTGCGTGTTTTGCACTTGCTTTGGAGCTTGGTGCGGAGGTCTATACAGCGGATCGGGCCTGGGCGCAGGTGGCAGTTGGATGCAAGGTCCATTTGGTTCGCTGA